One region of Zingiber officinale cultivar Zhangliang chromosome 7B, Zo_v1.1, whole genome shotgun sequence genomic DNA includes:
- the LOC122003952 gene encoding F-box protein SNE-like — protein sequence MLLEEEEEEGNGKTRLFSINDNVDLLSEILGRLDGRSLAVAACVCSLWSAVGRREGVWEAVCLRHAPFGKGAAETATVGSTRSVVAALGGYRRLYRLCIGPALDRLASGGGGNVPPSASSARNLSLSLSLSLFSIDCYERLGVGTAAAGGRQQKPASLLFLSKPVGVS from the coding sequence ATGTtactggaagaagaagaagaagaaggaaacggGAAGACTAGGCTCTTCTCGATCAACGACAACGTCGACCTGCTCTCCGAGATACTGGGCCGCCTCGACGGACGGTCGCTGGCGGTGGCTGCTTGCGTCTGCAGTCTCTGGAGCGCCGTCGGCCGCCGGGAGGGCGTGTGGGAGGCCGTCTGTCTCCGCCACGCTCCCTTCGGAAAGGGGGCGGCGGAGACAGCCACCGTTGGCTCCACCCGGTCCGTGGTGGCCGCGCTGGGTGGGTACCGCAGGCTGTACCGCCTTTGCATCGGCCCGGCGCTAGACCGGCTCGCCTCCGGAGGCGGAGGAAACGTGCCACCTTCGGCCTCCTCCGCGCGCAACCTTTCTCTGTCACTGTCGCTGTCGCTCTTCTCCATCGATTGCTACGAGAGGCTGGGCGTGGGCACGGCGGCGGCCGGTGGAAGGCAGCAGAAGCCCGCGTCGCTGCTCTTCCTGTCCAAGCCTGTGGGCGTGTCATGA